The proteins below come from a single bacterium genomic window:
- a CDS encoding TIGR03013 family PEP-CTERM/XrtA system glycosyltransferase: protein MRAFFFGLFQDLLIIAAILLAGLARYHLEPYEFYSTQRGIVAVGVVYLIYKACFHYFNLYQVKLHLSLREFVNRLLTVNIVALVVLTILYYAYPPLVIGRGILALSVIFVMFFTTLYRFLWGWLSRDVAFSNNLLVLGAQEAARVVLEEVEKYRHSGYDVIGVLAKDPQRVGERFFRNHRIIGTFDDLAAIAERRRVDMIVMALDRAAGAVPLDTLMMLKLSGVRILESTQFHEQFTGKIVLEGLRSSWFLFSDGFTMSRFSQVVKRVFDLLMSAMLFLTTLPLTAAVVLLIKLTSRGPIFYKQERMGLNGKSFMLYKFRSMREDSETAGPVWASENDPRVTRIGRFIRRFRVDEIPQVLNVIRGEMSFVGPRPERPFFVEKLSRVIPYYHQRHLVKPGITGWAQVRYPYGSSIEDAREKLQLDLYYIKNVNLWFDIKIMMETVGVVLGKMKVH, encoded by the coding sequence ATGCGCGCCTTTTTTTTCGGCCTGTTCCAGGATCTGCTGATCATCGCCGCGATCCTTCTCGCGGGGCTGGCGCGCTACCACCTCGAGCCGTACGAGTTCTATTCGACGCAGCGCGGCATCGTGGCGGTGGGCGTCGTTTACCTCATCTACAAGGCGTGCTTTCACTATTTCAATCTCTACCAGGTCAAGCTGCACCTTTCGCTTCGCGAGTTCGTCAACCGGCTCTTGACCGTCAACATCGTCGCGCTCGTGGTGCTGACGATCCTGTATTACGCGTACCCGCCACTCGTAATCGGCCGCGGGATCCTGGCGTTGTCGGTCATCTTCGTCATGTTTTTCACCACGCTGTACCGCTTCCTGTGGGGCTGGCTGTCGCGGGACGTGGCGTTTTCGAACAACCTGCTCGTATTGGGAGCGCAGGAGGCGGCGCGCGTCGTGCTCGAGGAGGTCGAGAAATACCGGCACTCGGGCTACGACGTCATCGGCGTGCTGGCCAAGGATCCGCAACGCGTGGGCGAGCGCTTTTTCCGCAATCACCGCATCATCGGAACGTTCGACGATCTCGCGGCCATCGCGGAGCGGCGGCGCGTCGACATGATCGTCATGGCGCTTGACCGCGCGGCGGGCGCCGTGCCGCTGGACACGCTGATGATGCTCAAGCTTTCTGGCGTCCGCATCCTGGAGAGCACGCAGTTCCACGAGCAGTTCACCGGGAAGATCGTGCTGGAAGGGCTGCGTTCGAGCTGGTTCCTTTTCTCCGACGGATTCACGATGAGCCGTTTCTCGCAGGTCGTGAAGCGCGTGTTCGATCTGTTGATGTCGGCGATGCTTTTTTTGACGACGCTGCCGCTGACGGCCGCGGTCGTCCTTCTTATCAAACTGACGAGCCGGGGACCGATTTTTTACAAACAGGAGCGCATGGGCTTAAACGGCAAGTCGTTCATGCTCTACAAATTCCGGTCGATGCGCGAGGACTCGGAGACGGCGGGTCCCGTCTGGGCTTCCGAAAACGACCCGCGCGTGACCCGCATCGGGCGCTTCATTCGCCGGTTCCGCGTGGACGAGATCCCGCAGGTCCTCAATGTGATCCGCGGCGAGATGAGCTTTGTCGGCCCGCGTCCGGAACGGCCGTTTTTCGTCGAGAAGCTCTCGCGCGTCATTCCGTATTATCACCAGCGTCACCTCGTCAAGCCCGGCATCACCGGCTGGGCGCAGGTTCGCTATCCGTACGGCAGTTCCATCGAGGACGCGCGCGAAAAGCTGCAACTGGACCTGTACTACATCAAGAACGTCAACCTGTGGTTCGACATCAAGATCATGATGGAGACGGTCGGCGTCGTGCTCGGCAAGATGAAGGTGCATTAG
- a CDS encoding twin-arginine translocase TatA/TatE family subunit — MFDIGGGEVLFLLVMTLLLLGPRHLPRVARAAARATTYFRRVTADLRTALDEEIRIIEREEKGDKAEPSIVPDNVARVRRAKRPGGETWTTDKDKPRAAKLDDSAPIPRDPAALNKASAPKHEPSPGDEAAFAVDPEAAWDRGAPDDSESAGDEQSRDRKGAGGDARRDERDGK; from the coding sequence TTGTTCGATATCGGCGGCGGCGAGGTCTTGTTTCTCCTCGTGATGACGCTGTTGCTGCTTGGCCCGCGCCACCTGCCGCGCGTCGCCCGCGCCGCCGCCAGGGCGACCACCTACTTCCGCCGCGTCACCGCCGACCTGCGCACCGCGCTCGACGAGGAGATCCGCATCATCGAACGCGAGGAAAAGGGCGACAAGGCCGAGCCCTCCATCGTCCCCGATAACGTGGCGCGCGTCAGGCGGGCCAAGCGCCCGGGCGGTGAGACCTGGACGACCGACAAGGACAAGCCGCGCGCGGCGAAACTCGACGACAGCGCGCCGATTCCCCGTGACCCGGCGGCGTTGAACAAGGCCAGCGCGCCAAAACACGAGCCGTCGCCCGGAGACGAGGCGGCCTTCGCGGTCGATCCCGAGGCCGCTTGGGACCGCGGCGCGCCGGACGACAGCGAGTCGGCCGGCGACGAACAGAGCCGCGACCGTAAGGGAGCGGGTGGCGACGCGCGCCGCGACGAGCGTGACGGCAAATGA
- a CDS encoding DUF1778 domain-containing protein, translating into MTREQKGKAAASPPKKKSAARDITINLRANRRQRDLIDKAAETLNKTRSEFMLDAACGQAEGVLAERVNFTLDAKRFKEFVARLDEPAKDNPKLRRLLHKKAIWEK; encoded by the coding sequence ATGACCAGGGAACAAAAAGGAAAGGCGGCCGCCTCGCCCCCGAAGAAAAAGAGCGCCGCGCGGGACATCACGATCAATCTGCGCGCGAACCGGCGGCAAAGGGATCTCATCGACAAGGCGGCCGAAACGCTGAACAAGACGCGCTCCGAATTCATGCTCGACGCAGCCTGCGGCCAGGCCGAGGGCGTGCTCGCCGAGCGCGTCAACTTCACGCTCGACGCGAAGCGGTTCAAGGAGTTCGTGGCGCGGCTGGACGAACCGGCAAAAGACAATCCGAAATTGCGCCGCTTGCTGCACAAAAAAGCCATCTGGGAAAAATGA
- a CDS encoding GNAT family N-acetyltransferase: protein MIISPPEHLRRDHDVSAFDSGEPRLDDWLRRWALPNERGGASRTYVVRSGVRVIGYFALAAGEIIHEKATGKIRRNMPDPVPVVLLGRLAIDLGWQGRGIGSDLLNEAIRRTLRASEIIGIRALLVHAISDDAKRFYESLGFLASGVDPMILMITLKDAENSLSHAP from the coding sequence ATGATCATTTCGCCGCCGGAGCACCTTCGTCGAGATCACGATGTCTCGGCATTCGATTCCGGCGAACCGCGATTGGACGATTGGCTCAGGCGATGGGCTCTTCCCAACGAACGGGGCGGCGCATCCCGGACTTACGTGGTGCGCTCCGGCGTTCGCGTGATCGGCTACTTTGCCTTGGCGGCCGGCGAAATCATCCATGAGAAAGCGACAGGGAAAATTCGGCGGAACATGCCGGATCCCGTGCCCGTCGTCCTTTTGGGGCGGCTTGCCATCGACCTCGGCTGGCAAGGGCGAGGCATCGGGAGCGATTTGCTCAACGAAGCGATTCGGCGAACCCTGCGAGCCTCCGAAATCATCGGAATCCGCGCGCTGCTTGTTCATGCCATCTCGGACGACGCCAAGCGGTTTTACGAAAGCCTGGGTTTTCTTGCCTCCGGCGTTGATCCGATGATCCTGATGATCACGCTTAAAGACGCGGAAAATTCACTTTCGCACGCGCCCTGA
- a CDS encoding TonB-dependent receptor, which translates to MEGLSEVLDKPLLSDDGVPGLLSFSTRTAGVLTREDILWSLAPTIVEPLAAGPAMGLRREGAADLSPVLRSLHGRRVAVEIDGYRLDSPLAPPGLDLPLAALAPDVVRRAEVIRGANGVTYGHGAMGGSIAVISRRRDWVDIDSTVAAEGGGRFATANNERSGYAQAEVNARDVFGLFGLAASRNLGETQTPGEAHGRTDHHTTNVSASFDSYVGERIVFSANYHRMEQLDVPLDPARRGLLDAQRLHDIGVFALKTRRLSKELRYAQFAVNYGESALERRSGAKDAIEPSRLRAGGVDAILQMRVGPYFGAIYGAEYRRDALDPREASPGTPGLPDGATYERTAVHLTPAIEPNRNLRIAAGARAEFARAEATLGDDAPGDPELAYEDGAFAGDLGARVRVTTHTSVYGGARQGFRFPDLYELAGRGLDEAAAVHHIPAATLSPEIVREAELGYRLHFPFVKGHLAAYHAWLSDIIQARPLPEDPNATLGNAAVVASQNEGRAMTRGIEGSAEFYLGVNWLFALTGSRSFDAVGDAPALSAARPAAGSARLRFMSDGGEFALDILGRFAAEASDLSPADAAALPGARTDAPGYAALDLRASFNFDPYAEVKLGVLNVTNARIIHPGSVIGETGANFVAQAVFRYF; encoded by the coding sequence GTGGAAGGGCTCTCCGAGGTACTCGACAAACCATTGCTTTCCGACGACGGCGTGCCGGGGCTGTTGTCATTTTCGACGCGCACGGCCGGCGTGCTCACACGCGAGGATATCCTCTGGAGCCTCGCGCCGACGATCGTCGAGCCGCTTGCCGCCGGGCCGGCGATGGGATTGCGCCGCGAGGGCGCGGCGGACCTGTCGCCCGTATTGCGCTCGTTGCACGGCCGCCGCGTCGCGGTGGAGATCGACGGCTACCGGCTGGACTCGCCGCTTGCGCCACCGGGGCTCGATCTTCCGCTGGCCGCGCTTGCGCCGGACGTTGTGCGCCGCGCGGAGGTCATCCGCGGCGCGAACGGCGTCACCTACGGGCACGGGGCGATGGGCGGATCGATCGCCGTCATCTCGCGCCGGCGCGACTGGGTGGACATCGATAGCACCGTCGCGGCCGAGGGCGGCGGGCGTTTCGCGACGGCGAACAATGAACGTTCCGGTTACGCGCAGGCCGAAGTGAACGCGCGGGACGTGTTCGGGTTGTTCGGCCTCGCCGCCTCGCGCAACCTCGGGGAGACGCAGACACCCGGCGAGGCGCACGGACGCACGGATCACCACACGACGAACGTCTCGGCGTCGTTCGATTCGTACGTCGGCGAGCGGATCGTGTTTTCGGCGAACTATCACCGCATGGAGCAGCTCGACGTTCCGCTCGATCCGGCACGTCGCGGGCTGCTCGACGCCCAGCGCCTGCATGACATCGGCGTCTTCGCGCTCAAGACGCGCCGGCTCTCGAAGGAGCTGCGTTACGCCCAGTTCGCGGTGAATTACGGTGAGTCGGCGCTGGAGAGGCGCAGCGGGGCAAAGGATGCGATCGAACCCTCGCGCCTGCGCGCCGGCGGCGTGGATGCGATCCTGCAGATGCGCGTGGGACCGTATTTCGGCGCGATCTACGGCGCGGAATATCGGCGCGACGCGCTCGATCCGCGCGAGGCATCGCCGGGTACGCCGGGTCTTCCCGACGGCGCGACCTACGAGCGCACGGCGGTGCACCTGACGCCCGCGATCGAACCGAATCGAAATCTGCGCATCGCCGCGGGGGCTCGCGCGGAGTTCGCGCGGGCGGAGGCGACTCTTGGCGACGACGCGCCCGGCGATCCCGAATTGGCTTATGAGGACGGCGCGTTCGCCGGCGACCTCGGCGCTCGCGTTCGGGTGACGACGCACACCTCGGTCTACGGCGGCGCGCGGCAGGGGTTCCGCTTTCCCGATCTTTATGAGTTGGCGGGGCGCGGGCTGGATGAGGCGGCGGCGGTGCATCATATCCCCGCCGCGACGCTGTCGCCGGAGATCGTTCGCGAGGCGGAATTGGGGTATCGCCTGCACTTCCCGTTCGTGAAGGGGCATCTCGCGGCGTATCACGCCTGGCTTTCGGATATCATTCAGGCGCGGCCACTGCCGGAGGATCCGAACGCGACGCTCGGTAACGCGGCCGTCGTCGCCTCGCAAAACGAAGGCCGCGCGATGACGCGGGGCATCGAGGGTTCGGCGGAGTTCTATCTCGGCGTGAACTGGCTGTTCGCACTCACCGGATCGCGGTCGTTTGACGCCGTGGGCGACGCGCCGGCGCTGTCCGCGGCGCGTCCCGCGGCCGGATCGGCGCGCCTGCGCTTTATGAGCGACGGCGGGGAATTCGCGCTGGACATCCTCGGCCGTTTCGCGGCCGAAGCGAGCGACCTGTCGCCCGCGGACGCGGCGGCGCTCCCCGGCGCGCGCACGGACGCGCCCGGATACGCGGCGCTGGATTTGCGCGCGTCGTTCAATTTCGATCCCTACGCCGAGGTGAAGCTCGGCGTCCTCAACGTCACGAACGCGCGCATCATCCACCCGGGTTCGGTGATCGGGGAGACGGGCGCGAACTTCGTGGCGCAGGCGGTGTTTCGGTATTTCTGA
- the tatC gene encoding twin-arginine translocase subunit TatC — protein MMPVVAHLTELRKRLVYSIIALAGGFAICWSFARDIYDVLMQPLVDVLGEGRKLIFTAPAEAFVTYMKVALIAGGLLAAPVIMWQIWRFVAPGLYRRERAYFAWVVLFGSLFFVGGALFGYLIVFPIGFRFFINTFETPRIEALITLRDYLRFASQLLFAFGLAFELPVFVFFLARVGLVTPQWLWKNFRFAVLIIFVAAAIFTPPDVISQLVLGVPLTLLYVLAVGAAYVFGPRKGEGDKAEKDD, from the coding sequence ATGATGCCGGTCGTCGCGCACCTCACGGAGCTGCGCAAACGCCTTGTCTACAGCATCATTGCGCTCGCCGGCGGATTCGCGATCTGCTGGTCGTTCGCGCGCGACATCTACGACGTGCTGATGCAGCCGCTCGTCGACGTGCTCGGCGAGGGGCGAAAGCTCATCTTCACCGCGCCCGCCGAGGCGTTCGTCACCTACATGAAGGTCGCGCTGATCGCCGGCGGCCTTCTCGCCGCGCCCGTCATCATGTGGCAGATCTGGCGATTCGTGGCCCCGGGGCTCTACCGCCGCGAGCGGGCTTATTTCGCCTGGGTCGTCCTGTTCGGCTCGCTGTTTTTCGTCGGTGGCGCGTTATTCGGTTACCTGATCGTTTTCCCGATCGGCTTCCGGTTTTTCATCAACACCTTCGAGACCCCGCGCATCGAGGCTCTCATCACCCTGCGCGACTACCTCCGCTTCGCATCGCAGCTCCTGTTCGCGTTCGGCCTGGCGTTCGAGCTGCCGGTGTTCGTGTTCTTTCTCGCGCGCGTCGGTCTCGTCACGCCGCAATGGCTCTGGAAAAATTTCCGGTTCGCCGTGCTCATCATCTTCGTCGCCGCCGCGATCTTCACCCCGCCGGATGTCATCTCGCAGCTCGTCCTCGGCGTGCCGCTGACCCTGCTCTACGTCCTCGCCGTCGGTGCTGCGTACGTGTTCGGGCCGCGAAAAGGCGAGGGCGATAAAGCGGAAAAGGACGATTGA